Below is a window of Blastopirellula marina DNA.
AGCACTATCTGACTTGTTTAGCTGTCTTCTTCGAACTTTTTGAAAGATGGTAAGTCAACGCGGCACCAATGCATTCAGCCAAAGACTGAGTGGGGATCTCATCACTTACATCGAAGACAATTGCTCGATTTCCTTCGAACTGGAACTGCTCTGGAAACTGCTTGCGAAACGTCTCGATCAGATTGGTCTGGCAATGAAAGTATATGGCATATTGGGTGGGATTCGCCTTTTTGCTATCGATGCGAATCGTCGTACCGCTTTTCGTTTTCTCGGTGATGTAAGCAGGCTCACCCCACTTGAGTGTCTCCTGTATTGGCCCGACGCCCTCGGTGGATGCCGCAACATCAAAGATAAGTTGGCGGAGAATCATCATCTTAGCGCGAATTGGTTTTGGATACGCGTTGAAAACTTCGCGGACGTTGGCATCTTGGAAGCGTTTCAAGAGTATTCTCCTGCTCAAAGGTTCTCGGCGCGTAAGTCCTTCGGGATGGCTGTGCCCGTATTCTAGTAGTGTGGTCAATTTATGCACGTCCAATTAACCCCCTCTCCCCGTATCTAGCAAGAAGGAATAAGGTGTGGTTGTAGCTTGAATAGCGAACTGAAATTCTGCAACTTTGTCGTGAATTTGATTTGATGGTGCGCCCGTTTATGTCTGAATTTCTTCTCGATCCTGATGTCACATTTTTGAATCATGGCTCGTTTGGAGCCTGCCCGCGACCAGTGTTCGAAGAATATCAGCGTTGGCAGCGCGAACTTGAGCGGCAGCCAGTCCGATTCATTCAACGCGAGCTACCTGGTCTCTTGGCAGACGCCAGGAAATCAGTTGGTGACTATCTCGGAGCGAAGCCTGGCGAGCTGGTTTTTGTTGCCAACCCGACATTCGCTGCGAATACAATCGCCCGTTGTCTGCCGCTAGGTGAAGGTGACGAAGTCCTCATCACCGATCACGAGTACGGAGCATGCCGCTTCGCGTTTCAATTTGCGGCTCAGAAAAAAGGCTTTCGTGTTGTTGAGCAAGCGATACCTCTGCCCGTGGAATCGGACGAGCAAATCGTGGATGCTTTTTGGCAAGGAGTGAATGCGAAAACGAAGCTCATCTTCATCAGTCAAATCACCTCTGCCACCGCTCTGACGTTGCCGGTTGCCAAGATTTGCGAACGTGCGCGGCAAGCGGGAATTTTGACGATGATCGATGGGGCGCACGCACCTGGCCAAATCGAAGTGCACCTGGGTGAGATAGGTGCCGACTTCTATACGGCCACGTGTCACAAGTGGATGTGTGCCCCCAAGGGATCAGGAATCTTCTACGTACGGGAAGACCGACAAGCGATGATCGATCCGCTGGTTGTTGGATGGGGATGGGGACCTGATAAGACGTTTCATCGGGAAAATGAATTTGTCGAGAATCACGAGTGGCTTGGCACCTACGATCCGGCAGCTTACTTGGCCGTTCCATCAGCAATTGCTTGGCAGACGGAGTTCATCACGCCCAAGGTCCGGCAGCGATCGCGTGACTTGGTGCGATCAGCGGTCGAACTTGCTTCGCAGATGGATGGAATGGAACGTGTTCATCCCGATGCCTTTTTTTTCCAAATGGGTTTGATCGATGTCACGGCGAGATGGACCGACGCCGATGCCCTGAAGCTGCGACTATACGATCAATTTAAGATCGAAATCCCCGTGATTCGTTGGCAGAATCGAACGTTCCTACGTGTGTCGGCGCATGCGTACACGACCGAAAAGGACATTCAAACACTGCTTAACGCGCTGCAAGAGATCGGCTAAGTGATTGGCTGCTTCACTAGCGGTGGGAAGGGAACTAGCTCAAAAGAATGGCGGCAGATTTCTTCGGGTTATGCTCCGCGGCAAGCCGTTGCTAGCACAAATCCGCCTTTGCGCAGGTGGTCACTATCGATACACTCTCGCCACGGCATGAAATAGAGCCGCGGAATAATGGCTTGGTCAACCCCGCTGAGCCGATAGAACCCCACATGCACGCCACGTCTCCGCAACTGCTATGTCCCTGAGGTATTCGTCTGCAATGACCAAGGAAGCCCGGAACCGCAAACTGACCGCCGTCCTTGTTGTCAACGAGGAATCGGATCTGATCCGCGAAACACTCACCAGCGTGCAGCCGATCGTTGATGAAATTGTTTTATTGAACATCGGCGATTCAAAAGCCATCGCACCGGTGGCCGAAGCGTTTAAAGCAACGGTGGTGCCTCACGCGTGGCAAGATTCGTTTAGCGAAGCACGCAACGCAGCCTTGGCCCACGTCACCGGCGAGTGGATTTTGTGGCTCGATCCAGGCGAAACGATGAGCGAGGAAGACTCGGCTCGCTTGCGTGAATTCGTCAACTCTCAGGTCGATATCATGACTGCCTACGTGCTTTTGGTGCGAGCACCGCAAGCTCCCGGCACAATTGGCAGCGAACAGATTGGCCAGGTTCGCCTGCACCCCAATCACCCAGGTATCCGCTACGAAGGTCGCGTTCGGGAATCGTTGATTCCAGCCTTGGCGGAATGCGGCATGGGAATTGAAGCGGTTCCGTTCTTGATTCAGCGAAACACGATTGAAAGCGATCCAAGCTGGAAATCGAAGCGGGCAGGCCGAGACGCCAAACTCGTTGAACTCGAAATGAAAGAGTCGTCGCCCAGCGCGCGGCTGATGATTTGCATGGCGGACGCCGTGCAGACACTGAACGATCAGCAGAATGCTTTGATCTTCTTCGAGCAAGCTTGCCGCCTGGCCGACCATGGTTCCGCAGAAATGCTGGAAGCCTTCTACGGAATTCTTACCGCTCTGGATGGTCAGAAAGATTCGCTCGATCTGCAGATTCAAACCTGCATGACAGCCCTCGAAATCTTTCCGCTGGATGCCCAGCTGTTGTGTGCCGTTGGTGGCTACTTACAGACGAAGGGGCACTTGGAACTCGCTCGACGTTCGTTCGAGACCGCCTACAAGTATGGTCAAATCAATCTCGAATCGTGGCACATTGATGATATCGACGAGATCGCCGTTTCCTGTCTGGCAATCACCACGCATGCCAGTGGCAAGGAAGAAGAAGCGGAAGAGATCCTAGTGCAAGCACTGAAGGACTGCCCGCACTCAGTTCGTCTTCGACGACAAGTGATCGAAATGCACGTGAAACATGGTCGACGCCAAGAGGCCTTGGCCGAACTGGAACGACTACCGACCGATTACCCTAAGCTAGAATCGTTGCGAAGTGCGGTGCGTGGGGCAGCGTTAGCCTCACAGCAGAACTGGGTTGGTGCTCGACCCTACCTGGAAGCGGCTTACCGACAAGGTTCCCGCGAGACGCTTTGTCTTCGCTGGTACGCTACGACACTCGTTGCCCTGGGCGAAGTCGAGCCGGCACGTGAGATCTTACAGGTTTGGAAACAGCGTGAGCCTAATAACAGCGAGCCAGACGATTTGAGTCGCTCGCTTCTGAGTGGCCCCAAGCTGCGGAAAGCGACTTCCAGCAAGGCGGGTTAGTTCGAGACACAAAAAAAGAAGGATCACGTATCACCGTGGTCCTTCTTTATTTTCTTGTCTTCTTGGGTCGCGAATTATGAGCGACCGACGCGATTGAGAACCGTGCTAAGGGTTTCACGCAGGACGCCACCACTGCGACGCAACGCTTGAATTTCCTTCGGCCACAAATCGAGTTGGTAGGTCGCTTCGACACCATTTCTACCAACGACTGTTGGCACGCTGAGGGCAACATCGCGAATATCGTAGCAACCGTTCTGGATGCTTGAGATCGGTAAGATCTGGTGGCTATCCAGGGCGATCGCATCGATCACGTCACGAATGGCAATCCCAACCGCGAAGCCAGCGCCACCCTTTTTCTTGATCACTTCGGCACCAGAGCCCTTGGTGCGGGTGAACAGTTCGTTCGCGGCATTGGGATTCCAGCCAGGGAACTTCTCGAGCGGAAGACCGTTGACCGAAGCAGATGACCAGATCGGCACCATGCTGTCGCCATGTTCGCCAAGAATCAACGCTTTAACCTGAGTCGGCGGAAGCTGGCAGTGCTGGGCGATCAGCGAGCGGAATCGAATCGTATCGAGCTGCGTGCCGAGACCAATCACTTTGTTGGTCGGCAAATCGAGCCGCGTTGAGGCCAGATATGTGAGGATGTCGACTGGATTTGAGACAACAAAGACGATTGCGTCTTTCTTGTAACCAACCTTCTTGATCGAATCGAGAATCGTCAGGAAGAGATCAACGTTACGGTTGATCAGGTCCAAGCGGCTTTCATCGGGCTTACGACGCAGACCAGCGGTAATGCAGATAATGTCAGAGTCAGGAATGTGCTCGTAGCTACCGCTCGAAATAATTTGATCGGCTGTGCTGGGAGCACCATGCAGAAGGTCGAGTGCTTGGCCGCCAGCCAGGTCGGCGTTGACGTCCAGCAAGGCGATTTCGCGAACGATGCCGCTGCACTGTAAAGCGAATGCGGCACACGAACCAACCAATCCACCGCCGCCAATGATGCTAACTTTCATCTGTCTAATTCTCTAGCTATGGGATGTTTGTCGGGTTAGCTGGATCGCTCTCTTGTGTAAGGAGCGAAAGGGCAGGGAGGTTATGACTGCTTCGAAAGTTCAGCCATGACGCGTTGGGTGATCATTTGGATCAACGCTTCCTGGTCCGAACTGCCGCTGGCGGTTGCGGCCGGCTTGGCGGCGGCTTTGGCCCCCATCGGTTCTGGGGAACCGAACGCGCGACGCTGCACGTTCGAGTCTTGCCAGCTATCGCGGAAGACATCATTGGCACAGATGTCGCAATCTTTGTACTGTTCGGTGTTACGTGGATCGCTCCAGCCCCATTTGTCTTTCAAATCGAGCAGTTCACGCGACTTCTTTTCGTTCAGGAATTCGACGTGCCCCAACTGCTTAGCCAAGATCAGCATGCGGCAGTAGGCGTCGAGGATTTCGGTCCACCAGTACGCGCGTTCGACGTTCTCGCCATAGCTGACCGTGCCGTGGTTAGCGAGCAGGATCAGATTCGTACGATCGACGAATGGTATGATCGTGTCGGCGAACGATTGACCGCCAGGCGTTTCGTACTTGGTGATCGGAACATCACCCAGGAAAACTTCCACTTCTGGCAGCACACATTGTGGAATCGGTTCACGAGCGATCGCGAATGCCGTGGCGTGCGGCGGGTGGCAGTGAACGACGCTTTTAACGTCTTCACGTTGCTTGTAGATTTCCAAGTGTAACAAGGCTTCGCTGGAACGCGGTTTGCGTCCGGCGATCTGCTTGCCGGTCATGTCAATCGTGGAAATATCGTCCGGCTTCAGAAAGCCTTTGCAGTGCATCGTCGGTGTGCAAAGAACTTCGTTCTCGCTGATACGAACGGTGATATTCCCATCGTTAGCGGCGGCGAAGCCTTTGGCATAAATTCGCCGGCCGATATCGCACATATCTTGTTTGATCTTGTGAACGTTCGTCATGCCGATTCGTTGCTCGCAATCAAGGGTAGCGTGTTAATTTGATTTGTTCGTTCTGCCCATCCCCCTAGTAGGGAGAGGACCTTATTTGTCTGGCCGGTAACGGATATCAACCGTGTCCAAAATGGCCGCGTTGTAGGCGTCGACCGGCTTCATTTCAGGGTAGAACGGTTGGGCCGCTTCTCCCCCTTCGCTCAGGGCGATGTAGTTC
It encodes the following:
- a CDS encoding DUF1801 domain-containing protein, translated to MHKLTTLLEYGHSHPEGLTRREPLSRRILLKRFQDANVREVFNAYPKPIRAKMMILRQLIFDVAASTEGVGPIQETLKWGEPAYITEKTKSGTTIRIDSKKANPTQYAIYFHCQTNLIETFRKQFPEQFQFEGNRAIVFDVSDEIPTQSLAECIGAALTYHLSKSSKKTAKQVR
- a CDS encoding aminotransferase class V-fold PLP-dependent enzyme, with the protein product MSEFLLDPDVTFLNHGSFGACPRPVFEEYQRWQRELERQPVRFIQRELPGLLADARKSVGDYLGAKPGELVFVANPTFAANTIARCLPLGEGDEVLITDHEYGACRFAFQFAAQKKGFRVVEQAIPLPVESDEQIVDAFWQGVNAKTKLIFISQITSATALTLPVAKICERARQAGILTMIDGAHAPGQIEVHLGEIGADFYTATCHKWMCAPKGSGIFYVREDRQAMIDPLVVGWGWGPDKTFHRENEFVENHEWLGTYDPAAYLAVPSAIAWQTEFITPKVRQRSRDLVRSAVELASQMDGMERVHPDAFFFQMGLIDVTARWTDADALKLRLYDQFKIEIPVIRWQNRTFLRVSAHAYTTEKDIQTLLNALQEIG
- a CDS encoding glycosyltransferase; amino-acid sequence: MTKEARNRKLTAVLVVNEESDLIRETLTSVQPIVDEIVLLNIGDSKAIAPVAEAFKATVVPHAWQDSFSEARNAALAHVTGEWILWLDPGETMSEEDSARLREFVNSQVDIMTAYVLLVRAPQAPGTIGSEQIGQVRLHPNHPGIRYEGRVRESLIPALAECGMGIEAVPFLIQRNTIESDPSWKSKRAGRDAKLVELEMKESSPSARLMICMADAVQTLNDQQNALIFFEQACRLADHGSAEMLEAFYGILTALDGQKDSLDLQIQTCMTALEIFPLDAQLLCAVGGYLQTKGHLELARRSFETAYKYGQINLESWHIDDIDEIAVSCLAITTHASGKEEEAEEILVQALKDCPHSVRLRRQVIEMHVKHGRRQEALAELERLPTDYPKLESLRSAVRGAALASQQNWVGARPYLEAAYRQGSRETLCLRWYATTLVALGEVEPAREILQVWKQREPNNSEPDDLSRSLLSGPKLRKATSSKAG
- a CDS encoding lactate/malate dehydrogenase family protein, coding for MKVSIIGGGGLVGSCAAFALQCSGIVREIALLDVNADLAGGQALDLLHGAPSTADQIISSGSYEHIPDSDIICITAGLRRKPDESRLDLINRNVDLFLTILDSIKKVGYKKDAIVFVVSNPVDILTYLASTRLDLPTNKVIGLGTQLDTIRFRSLIAQHCQLPPTQVKALILGEHGDSMVPIWSSASVNGLPLEKFPGWNPNAANELFTRTKGSGAEVIKKKGGAGFAVGIAIRDVIDAIALDSHQILPISSIQNGCYDIRDVALSVPTVVGRNGVEATYQLDLWPKEIQALRRSGGVLRETLSTVLNRVGRS
- a CDS encoding class II aldolase/adducin family protein; this translates as MTNVHKIKQDMCDIGRRIYAKGFAAANDGNITVRISENEVLCTPTMHCKGFLKPDDISTIDMTGKQIAGRKPRSSEALLHLEIYKQREDVKSVVHCHPPHATAFAIAREPIPQCVLPEVEVFLGDVPITKYETPGGQSFADTIIPFVDRTNLILLANHGTVSYGENVERAYWWTEILDAYCRMLILAKQLGHVEFLNEKKSRELLDLKDKWGWSDPRNTEQYKDCDICANDVFRDSWQDSNVQRRAFGSPEPMGAKAAAKPAATASGSSDQEALIQMITQRVMAELSKQS